The stretch of DNA CCACCAGCAAAATCAGCTCTGAGTGGGCGGCCACCACTCCCTCTGGAGCAGGCAGGGAGGGCTGAACATCACCCCAAAATCGGGGTAGATACATTCGGATGGTGGTGCCGTGGCCCAGCTCGGAATAGATCTTGATGTGGCCTCCCGACTGCTTGATGAAGCCATAGACCATGCTCAGGCCCAAGCCGGTGCCCTTGCCCTGTTCTTTGGTGGTAAAGAAGGGCTCAAATACCCGCTCTAGATGCTTGGGATCAATGCCCACGCCCGTATCCGACACCGACACCATGACGTAATGCCCCGACACCACCTCCACGTGTTGGCTGGCGTAGTCTTGGCTAAGGTATGTGTTGGCGGTTTCAAGGGTGAGCTGGCCCCCTCGAACCATCGCATCGCGGGCGTTGAGGCAGAGGTTGAGCAGGGCGTTTTCTAGCTGGGCCGGGTCAACTAGGGCGGGCCACAGATTGGCCTCTGCCACGATGTTGATGTCAATGTGCTCGCCCAGGGTGCGACGCAGCAGCCCATCCGTAGCGGTCATCAACTGATTGACATCAACGGGCTTGGGATCGAGGGCCTGGCGACGGGCAAAGGACAACAGCCGCTGGGTGAGTTCGGCCCCCCGCTGGGCGGCGCTGCCAATCATCTGCGCCAGGGGGTGCAGGTGAGGGTCAGCTTCAAGCATTTCGCCCAGCAGCTCGGCGTTGCCCAAAATGACGGTGAGCAGATTGTTGAAGTCGTGGGCAATGCCCCCAGTCAGCTGCCCTATGGATTCTAGGCGCTGCGATTGGTGCAGACGCTCTTCAAGGGCTATGCGATCGGTCACATCTTGAAAATACACCGCCAGGCCCTCGTGGGATGGATAGGCTCGCACATCTAACCAGACGTTTAAGGGGGCATAAAACTCTCGAAACTCGACCGATTGCCCCTCATTTACCGCTTTTTCATACTGCTGCTGAAAGACACTGCCGCTCGCCTCTGGAAACTCATCCCATGCATATTTGCCCAGTAGATCGACCCGCTCACGCTGCAAGAGTTGTTCGGCCTGGCGGTTGATAAAGGTAAAGTTCCACTGGCGATCGAGGGTAAAAAAGCAGTCGGTAATGCTCTCTAAAGTGGTGTTGAGGCGATCGGCGATCTGGCGGGCCTCCTGTTCAAGCTGCTTTTGGTCGTGAATTTCGATCGCAGTGCCGTACCACTTAACAATTTGCTCGGCTTCGTCACGAATGGGCACCGCCTGCACCAGATGCCAGCGGTAGTCGCCGTCGTAGCGCCGCGTCCGAAGCTCAACCCGGTAGGGGCTGGCAGACTGCACCGCCGCCGTCCACACAGTCAAGCAGAGGTCAACGTCGTCAGGGTGCAGCAGGGTCATCCAGATCTGGCTCGGGGGCGTATCAGGGTCATAGATGCCGGTGTAGACCCTTAGGGCGTGGCTAGCGTAGTCGACGGTGCCGTTGGGGTCGGCGGTCCACACGATCAGGGGCATGGCGTCGGCCAGCTGGCGAAACCGCTGCTCACTGCGCTCTAAAGACACTTCAGCCAGCTTTTGCGAGGTAATGTCTTGAAAGGCCCCCTGCACGGCCACGATAGCGCCCTGCTCGTTGCGCACGGGCTGGCCAATAGAGCGCACCCACAGCCGGCGCTGGCGGGCCGTAATAATTTGCAGCTCTTCGTCAAAGGGCAAGCCAGTCTTGACGCAGGCGGCAAAGACAGCGGTAATGCGATCGCGGTACTCAGGGGCATAAAACTCAATGCCCTGAGCCACCGTGGGGGCGAAGCCCGGCTCGACCTCGTGGATGCGACACACTTCCTCAGACCAGACCGCTACATGGGTGTCGAGGCGCACCAGCCAGCCGCCTAGATGGCCAATCTCGCTAGCGATTTGCAGTAAAGTCTGCTGCGATCGCAAGGTATCGTAGGCCTCGCTGAGCAACCGCTGGGTCTCTTTCACCCGGTGAACGTATTGCAAAATCGCCAGGGTGAGCCCACCGGTGGTGGCGGTTGCTAGAGCTGCCACCAGTCGATTGGCGATCGCGTAGGCCAGAGCCGCCCCGGTCAGATTCGAGGGTGACACAAAAAAGCCCACCGCCGTTAGCCCCACACCGGCCACGGTTGCTCCCACAACCCACCAGCTATTGCGAGACAGCCCCGCCACCGCCACCCACGGCATATACAACATGCCGTGGGCAAACCCTAGGGGCGTCACCATATCGGCTAGGAACACCCCCACAAAACCGGCGAGGGTCAACCCCCGAGCCCAGCGGGTCGAGGGTCGAGGCAGCCGAAACGTCATAGCTGGGCCGCGAGAAAACATTCCCTAGGTTAACCTTTGGCAAGGGCTTGACGAACATGACGGGCCAGCTCAGCCCGCTGGTAGGGCTTGGCTAGCAGTAGAATTCCAGGCTCTTGCGCCCCCTGGTGAATCAGGGCATTTTCGGTATAGCCAGAAGTATAGAGGACCCGCAGCTGCGGCTGCAGCCGGTGAGCCGCAGCTGCTAGGTCACAGCCCGTCATGCCGCCGGGCATGATCACATCGGTAAATAGCAGATCGATTTCAGGCCATTGATGCAGCAGCTTTAGGGCTGCTGGGCCATTTTCAGCCGCCAACACCCGGTACCCCAGACTTTCGAGCTGCTGCTGGGCGTGAGCGCGCACCAGAGCGTTGTCTTCAACAAGCAAAATTAGCTCTGAGCCACCAGAATAGGCATCTGACCATGCAGGGGAAGTCTCTGGGCCATGACAACTCTCTAAAGCCGGTTTAGAGCCATGATGGCAGCGGGGCAGGTATAGTCGCACGGTGGTTCCTGCTCCTGGCTCAGAGTCAATGGTGACGTAGCCGTTGGACTGGCGGACAAAGCCATAGACCATGCTCAGTCCTAGCCCGGTGCCTTTGCCCCTGGCCTTAGTGGTAAAAAATGGCTCAAAAACCTGGCTCAGCAGCTCTGGCCCCATGCCCACTCCATTGTCCGACACGGCAACTAGAACATAGTCGCCTGGGGAGAAGTCGCCCTGGAACTTGTCGCCGGGTGAGATGATGCAGGTCTGGGCGGTCGTGAGGGTGAGGCGGCCCACGCCGTTCATGGCATCGCGGGCGTTGAGGCAGAGGTTGAGCAGGGCGTTCTCTAGCTGACTGGCATCGACTAGAGCAGACCCCAGCTGAATATCATAGCTACAGCGCACCTCGACCTGTTCTCCCAAGGTGCGGCGCAGCATTGCATCCATACGACCAATCAGCTGGTTGACATCAACGGGCTTGGGGTCCAGGATTTGGCGACGGGCAAAGACCAGCAGGCGCTGGGTGAGGTCGGCTCCTCGCTGGGCCGCCCCGCTGATCATATCGGCTAGCGATCGCAGCCGGGGCTGGGTGTCGAGCAGTTCGACCAGCAGCTCGGCGTTGCCCAAAATCACCGTCAGCAGGTTGTTAAAGTCATGGGCAACCCCGCCGGTGAGCTGGCCAATGGCCTCCATTTTTTGGCTTTGCAGCAGCTGCGCCTCTAGGTTCTTTTGCTCAGTTAAATTGAGCATGCCGCCAATCATCCGAAGCGCCTGCCCCTGCTCGTTGCGAATCACATAGCCGCGATCCATGACGTAGGCATAGCGGCCATCGTGGCAGCGAAATCGGTACTCGTTCGTCCAGATGGTGGCGTCTCCCTCTAGAGCTGTCTGTATTGAGGCCAGCAGCCGCTGGCGATCGTCGGGGTGCAGGCGGCTGTGCCACCAGTCGTAAGAGGTCCCAAGGTCATCATCGCCATAGCCAAACAGCATTTTATACCCCTCCCCTCGCCAGGTGATATCGGCGAGCAAATCCCAATCCCAAATGGCGTCGTTGGTGGCCTTCGAGACCAGTCGAAACCGTTCTTCACTGGCCCGCAAAGTGACCTCAGCCGTCTTCTGGGCGGTCACGTCGATTACCGTACCCAGCTGCCGGGAGGGTTGTCCCTCGGCGTCCACTTCGATGTTGCCCCGATCCGACAGCCAGCGCACATCCCCATCGGGGCGACGAATGCGGTAGGTGACCTCCAAAGTTCCGCTAAACCGATTAACTTGGGCATGGTTGCTCAGCAGTTCGGGCCGATCTTCGGGCAGCACCCACTCGATGAACCGTTCAAAGCTCTCAATAGGATCCTCGGGACGCAGGCCAAACAGGCGATAGGTGCCCACCGACCAGACTAGGTGGTTGGTGTTCAAGTCGAGGGCCCAACTGCCCATGTTGCCAATGCGTTCGGCGCTGGTAAGCAAAGTGGCCTGCTGACGAATACGGGTGGTCAACAGCGCCTCGGCTCGGCGGCGTTCAGCGTCAAGCTGCATCTGTTCGCTGAGGTCGCCCCCCGCCCCTGCCACCGACCCCGATCGCGGTCTGCGGCGGCGTGCCAGGGCACAGTCCAGGGCCCGCCCAATTTCGGCGGCGGTTTGTCCCCAAACTAGGTAATCCTCGGCTCCAGCCCAGACGGCCTCTAACCCCAGGGCCGCCTGGTTTGGGTTGACCAACACAATCACCGGCACGTCGGGGGCTTGTGCCTGAAGCGCCTCTAACGGAGCCAGCCCCGCCGTGGCTGAGCCAGCTAAATTCAGCAAAATGCCGTCAACTTGATGGCCAGCAGCGAGGTAAGCCAAGGCGGCATCGACCTGGTCTAGGGCAACTAGCCCCAGTTGGCATGCAGGGCGATCGCACCCCAATGCTGCTGAATTCTCTCCTACCCAAAGAATCTGATTGGCCAGCTGCCCGGTCATAGGATACCTCTTAGGCTCCATGGATGTGGCCCTATGGCGTGGGCTACTCCCCATAGCAATCGGTCGACAAACCGTTGTTTTTGTCTATGGTAAGCATCGAGTCACCCCTAAAGCTATCTATGGCAATAATTATTGTCGAGTGGTGGACTGCGATCGCGGCAAATTCCCTGTCATTGGTGAACTTGTACTAAATCCTGAATGAATACCCCCGCTTTGTAGGGGCGTAGCATGCTACGCCCCTACAGGGTTTCTGCATCATGAATTGGGGTTCATCAAATCGGATTTCGTGTTCGGCCTGAGCCAGCAGCTACCGTCTTATCGCGGGTCAAGTTTAAGTTAGGGCAGCCCAAAACGTCAGAGTTCAAACCTGTTGGGCATTTTTTCCATTTTTCGTTCTTTTGCTATGTCTGGGTACCGCCATCTGGGATGGTGGCATGAACAGGTTATTCTGAGCATGATTTTGCATTCAAAGGGCAGCTCCCTATGGTTCCACCGTTTAAAGTCTGCATTGTGTTGGGCACTCGCCCTGAGGCGATTAAACTTGCGCCGGTGATTCAGTGTTTTCGTCAGTGCCCCGACTTTGACACCCAGGTGCTGCTCACCGGCCAGCATCGGGAGATGGTGGATCAAGTCATGGCGCTGTTTAACCTGGGTGCCGACCGCGATTTGGCGATTATGCAACCCCGCCAAACCCTGACCGACATCACCTGTCGCAGCCTCCAGGGACTAGAAGCCCTGTTTCAAGAGAGTCGCCCCGACATTGTGCTGGTGCAGGGCGATACGACGACGGCCTTTGCCGCGGCCCTAGCGGCCTTTTATCAGAAAATTCCGGTGGGCCATGTCGAGGCGGGTCTGCGCACCGACAACATCTATAACCCCTTCCCTGAGGAGGCCAACCGACGGCTGGTTTCCCAAATTACCCAGCTGCACTTTGCGCCCACGGCTCTGTCGGTGCAGCACCTAGAGCGATCGGGGGTAACCGGTAATCTGCACCAGACCGGCAACACCGTGATCGACGCCCTGCTGTCGGTGGCCGATCGCCGTCCCGACTGCGAGGTGCCGGGGCTAGACTGGAACCGTCACCGAGTAATTTTATCAACGGTGCATCGGCGCGAAAACTGGGGCGCACCTCTAGGGGCGATCGCCGATGGGTTTCTCAAAGTACTCGAACGGTTTCCCGACACCGCCCTGCTGCTGCCCTTGCACCGTAACCCCACGGTGCGAGACCCTCTCCAAGCCGCCCTCGGCGATCATCCCCGAGCTTTTTTGACTGAGCCTCTTGACTACACTCAGTTGGTGGGCGCGATTCAGCGGTGCTACCTGGTGATGACTGACTCGGGTGGCTTGCAGGAGGAAGCCCCCAGCCTGGGTAAACCGGTGCTGGTGCTGCGCGATAACACCGAACGCCCCGAAGCCGTGATGGCCGGCACCGCTAAGCTAATTGGCACCGACGCCGATCGCATGCTGGCGGAGGCCGAGACGCTGCTGCTGAATTCCGAGGCTTACCAGACCATGGCCGAGGCGATCAACCCCTTTGGCGACGGCCAGGCTTCCCAGCGGATTCTTGAGATTACGCGGGCCTATCTGCAACAGACCACAGAAGCCACGGTTCGGCAGCCCCTGGCGTGCTAGTAGGTGGCGGAGTTCGGAGGCTGGTATGGCCCCCCAGGTAGACAGGGTCAGCGCTCAAGAGGCTACTCTGCCTGCCCCTGCCCCTGGTTAAACTGCTGGGTTTCTAGCACTCCTTCCGCCTGGTTGGCGATCTGCCGCAGGCTATCCAGCATCTCGGCCTTGGCTGTGGCCCACAGCCCCCGCTGGTTGGCTTCGAGCAGGCGCTCGGCCATATCGCGCAGCGCCCAGGGGTTTGAGGTTTGCACAAAGGCCTGCACCGCTGGATTGAGCAAGTAGGCCTGGGCCACGCCCTCATACATGTGGTCGGCGACGCAGCGGGCGGTGGCATCGTAGGCAAACAGGTAGTCAACGGTGGCGGCCATCTCAAAGGCCCCCTTGTAGCCGTGGCGCATGACGCCCGCGATCCACTTAGGGTTGACCACGCGAGAGCGGTAGACCTTGGCAATTTCGGCTTCCAGCGATCGCACCTTGGGCTTGGCCGTTACCGCATTGTCGCCAAAGTAGGTGGCGGGCTGCTGCCCCTGGAGAGTTCTCGCCGCCACCGTCATGCCCCCCTGAAACTGGTAGTAGTCGTCAGAGTCGAGCAGGTCGTGCTCGCGATTGTCCTGGTTGTGGAGCACCACTTGCAGGTGCTTGAGCCGCTGCTCAAAAGCTTCGGGCATAGCGTGGCCCTGAGCATCGCGACCATAGGCGTAGCCGCTCCAGTTCAGGTAAGCACGGGCCAGATCTTCGTCGGTGGTCCAGTTTTGCGATTCGATTAGCCCCTGCAAGCCAGCTCCGTAGGCCCCTGGCTTAGAGCCAAAAATGCGGTAGCGCGATCG from Nodosilinea sp. FACHB-141 encodes:
- a CDS encoding PAS domain-containing protein; the encoded protein is MTGQLANQILWVGENSAALGCDRPACQLGLVALDQVDAALAYLAAGHQVDGILLNLAGSATAGLAPLEALQAQAPDVPVIVLVNPNQAALGLEAVWAGAEDYLVWGQTAAEIGRALDCALARRRRPRSGSVAGAGGDLSEQMQLDAERRRAEALLTTRIRQQATLLTSAERIGNMGSWALDLNTNHLVWSVGTYRLFGLRPEDPIESFERFIEWVLPEDRPELLSNHAQVNRFSGTLEVTYRIRRPDGDVRWLSDRGNIEVDAEGQPSRQLGTVIDVTAQKTAEVTLRASEERFRLVSKATNDAIWDWDLLADITWRGEGYKMLFGYGDDDLGTSYDWWHSRLHPDDRQRLLASIQTALEGDATIWTNEYRFRCHDGRYAYVMDRGYVIRNEQGQALRMIGGMLNLTEQKNLEAQLLQSQKMEAIGQLTGGVAHDFNNLLTVILGNAELLVELLDTQPRLRSLADMISGAAQRGADLTQRLLVFARRQILDPKPVDVNQLIGRMDAMLRRTLGEQVEVRCSYDIQLGSALVDASQLENALLNLCLNARDAMNGVGRLTLTTAQTCIISPGDKFQGDFSPGDYVLVAVSDNGVGMGPELLSQVFEPFFTTKARGKGTGLGLSMVYGFVRQSNGYVTIDSEPGAGTTVRLYLPRCHHGSKPALESCHGPETSPAWSDAYSGGSELILLVEDNALVRAHAQQQLESLGYRVLAAENGPAALKLLHQWPEIDLLFTDVIMPGGMTGCDLAAAAHRLQPQLRVLYTSGYTENALIHQGAQEPGILLLAKPYQRAELARHVRQALAKG
- a CDS encoding PAS domain-containing sensor histidine kinase; the protein is MFSRGPAMTFRLPRPSTRWARGLTLAGFVGVFLADMVTPLGFAHGMLYMPWVAVAGLSRNSWWVVGATVAGVGLTAVGFFVSPSNLTGAALAYAIANRLVAALATATTGGLTLAILQYVHRVKETQRLLSEAYDTLRSQQTLLQIASEIGHLGGWLVRLDTHVAVWSEEVCRIHEVEPGFAPTVAQGIEFYAPEYRDRITAVFAACVKTGLPFDEELQIITARQRRLWVRSIGQPVRNEQGAIVAVQGAFQDITSQKLAEVSLERSEQRFRQLADAMPLIVWTADPNGTVDYASHALRVYTGIYDPDTPPSQIWMTLLHPDDVDLCLTVWTAAVQSASPYRVELRTRRYDGDYRWHLVQAVPIRDEAEQIVKWYGTAIEIHDQKQLEQEARQIADRLNTTLESITDCFFTLDRQWNFTFINRQAEQLLQRERVDLLGKYAWDEFPEASGSVFQQQYEKAVNEGQSVEFREFYAPLNVWLDVRAYPSHEGLAVYFQDVTDRIALEERLHQSQRLESIGQLTGGIAHDFNNLLTVILGNAELLGEMLEADPHLHPLAQMIGSAAQRGAELTQRLLSFARRQALDPKPVDVNQLMTATDGLLRRTLGEHIDINIVAEANLWPALVDPAQLENALLNLCLNARDAMVRGGQLTLETANTYLSQDYASQHVEVVSGHYVMVSVSDTGVGIDPKHLERVFEPFFTTKEQGKGTGLGLSMVYGFIKQSGGHIKIYSELGHGTTIRMYLPRFWGDVQPSLPAPEGVVAAHSELILLVEDNELVRRYAHDQLVDLGYRVLVATSGPAALAMLYQQDNIDLLFTDVVMPGGMSGRELADLAQQIRPGLRVLYTSGYSENAIVHQGRLDEGIQLLSKPYGRTELSRKIREALTAPCH
- the wecB gene encoding non-hydrolyzing UDP-N-acetylglucosamine 2-epimerase, which translates into the protein MVPPFKVCIVLGTRPEAIKLAPVIQCFRQCPDFDTQVLLTGQHREMVDQVMALFNLGADRDLAIMQPRQTLTDITCRSLQGLEALFQESRPDIVLVQGDTTTAFAAALAAFYQKIPVGHVEAGLRTDNIYNPFPEEANRRLVSQITQLHFAPTALSVQHLERSGVTGNLHQTGNTVIDALLSVADRRPDCEVPGLDWNRHRVILSTVHRRENWGAPLGAIADGFLKVLERFPDTALLLPLHRNPTVRDPLQAALGDHPRAFLTEPLDYTQLVGAIQRCYLVMTDSGGLQEEAPSLGKPVLVLRDNTERPEAVMAGTAKLIGTDADRMLAEAETLLLNSEAYQTMAEAINPFGDGQASQRILEITRAYLQQTTEATVRQPLAC